In the genome of Candidatus Sericytochromatia bacterium, the window CCGTCTCCCAGCCGATGCCCCTGGTCGCCCCGGTGATGTAGGCGACCTTGCCCTCAAGCATCGGTGTTCACGCCGTGCTTGGCCAGAATCTGCCGCGCCATCTCGAAACTGCTCAGGCCCAGCACGTCTTCGGTCTCCAGCAGGATGTCGAAAGCGGATTCCAGATCGCTGACCAGGCGCATGTGGGCGATCGAGTCCCACTGGTCGATGCTGCGATAGGTCAGTGTTTCAAGCTGATCTTCCAGGTTGGCCGGCAGATCCAATGCCTCGCGGAACACCTGCTTAAGCATCACGATGGACATGGGGAATGATCACCTCTGGG includes:
- a CDS encoding acyl carrier protein, translated to MSIVMLKQVFREALDLPANLEDQLETLTYRSIDQWDSIAHMRLVSDLESAFDILLETEDVLGLSSFEMARQILAKHGVNTDA